One Vicia villosa cultivar HV-30 ecotype Madison, WI unplaced genomic scaffold, Vvil1.0 ctg.001291F_1_1, whole genome shotgun sequence DNA segment encodes these proteins:
- the LOC131634414 gene encoding pentatricopeptide repeat-containing protein CRR2, chloroplastic-like: protein MRVLQLPQLVKHPCSRLPVCFVSFNPSGSPANDIKSGSNNYNNLIQSLCKGGNLKQAVELLYSEANPTQKSFELLICSCVEENSLSDGVDVHRRLVDSGFDQDPFLATKLINMYCDLGSVDDACKVFDETRETSIFVWNAVLRALAKVGRGEKLLELYCEMNWIGVKSNRFTYTYVLKGCVVSELSICPLKKGKEIHAHILRHGYEGCVHVMTTLLDVYAKFGCISYASSVFGAMPIKNIVSWSAMIACYAKNEMPVKALELFQLMMLEACDSVPNPVTMVSVLQACASLAALEHGKLVHGYVLRRGLDSILPVLNTLITMYGRCGEISTGQRVFDYMKKRDVVSWNSLISIYGMHGFGKKAIQIFENMIHQGVSPSYISFITVLCACSHAGLVEEGKILFDSMLNKYRIRPSMEHYACIVDLLGRANRLDEAIKVIENMDFKPGRTVWGSLLGSCRIHCNVELAERASSMLFELEPNNAGNYVLLSDIYAKSKMWNDVRRVRKQLESRGLQKIPSYSWIEIKRKIYSLVSVEEYNPQIEELRAFLITLLTEIKNQGYVPQTNVVIYDLDEEEKEVILLGHSGKLAVAFGLINTSKGETIRITNNLRLCEDCHGFMKFVSKFVNREILLRDVNRFHCFRDGVCSCGDYW, encoded by the coding sequence ATGAGGGTCCTTCAATTGCCCCAACTTGTAAAACACCCATGTTCAAGATTACCTGTATGTTTTGTGTCATTCAATCCTTCAGGTAGCCCTGCAAATGACATCAAGAGTGGTAGTAACAACTATAACAACTTGATTCAATCATTATGTAAAGGAGGTAATCTTAAACAAGCTGTTGAGCTTTTGTATAGCGAGGCAAACCCGACTCAAAAGAGTTTCGAGCTTTTGATATGTTCTTGTGTAGAAGAGAATTCTCTTTCGGACGGGGTTGATGTTCATCGGAGACTCGTTGATAGTGGTTTCGATCAGGATCCGTTTTTGGCTACTAAGCTTATTAACATGTATTGTGATTTGGGGTCTGTTGATGATGCTtgtaaggtgtttgatgaaacgCGGGAGACAAGTATTTTTGTTTGGAATGCGGTGTTGAGAGCATTGGCGAAGGTGGGGCGGGGTGAGAAGTTGTTGGAGTTGTATTGTGAGATGAATTGGATTGGGGTGAAGTCGAATAGGTTTACGTATACTTATGTTCTTAAAGGTTGTGTTGTTTCGGAGTTGTCGATTTGTCCTCTTAAGAAGGGGAAGGAGATTCATGCGCATATTCTGCGACATGGGTATGAAGGGTGTGTTCATGTTATGACGACTTTGTTGGATGTGTATGCTAAGTTTGGTTGTATATCGTATGCGAGTTCCGTGTTTGGTGCTATGCCCATTAAGAATATTGTTTCGTGGAGTGCGATGATTGCGTGTTATGCCAAGAATGAAATGCCTGTGAAAGCGTTGGAACTGTTTCAGCTAATGATGCTTGAGGCATGTGATTCAGTTCCGAATCCTGTTACAATGGTGAGTGTGCTTCAAGCTTGTGCAAGTCTTGCTGCATTAGAACATGGGAAGTTGGTTCATGGTTATGTTCTACGGAGGGGTCTTGATTCTATACTTCCGGTTCTTAACACACTTATAACAATGTATGGAAGATGTGGTGAAATTTCGACGGGACAACGAGTATTTGATTATATGAAGAAACGTGATGTTGTTTCGTGGAATTCTTTGATTTCCATTTATGGTATGCATGGTTTTGGAAAGAAAGCCATCcagatttttgaaaatatgatCCACCAAGGAGTTTCGCCGAGCTACATATCGTTTATTACTGTTTTGTGTGCTTGCAGCCACGCAGGCCTTGTCGAAGAGGGGAAAATTTTGTTTGATTCCATGCTTAATAAGTACAGAATCCGTCCAAGTATGGAACATTATGCTTGTATAGTTGATCTACTTGGCCGAGCTAATAGGTTAGACGAAGCAATCAAAGTAATCGAAAATATGGATTTCAAACCAGGGCGTACGGTTTGGGGTTCCCTACTTGGATCTTGTAGGATTCACTGTAACGTCGAGCTCGCCGAGAGAGCGAGCTCTATGCTTTTTGAGTTGGAGCCTAATAATGCCGGCAATTACGTGCTTTTATCCGATATTTACGCGAAATCTAAGATGTGGAATGACGTTAGGCGTGTAAGGAAACAATTGGAATCTCGCGGCCTGCAAAAGATTCCGAGTTACAGCTGGATTGAAATCAAAAGGAAGATATATTCACTTGTCTCCGTCGAAGAGTACAACCCGCAAATAGAAGAGCTTCGTGCCTTCCTAATTACACTGTTAACCGAGATCAAGAATCAGGGTTACGTCCCACAGACAAACGTTGTTATTTACGATCTTgacgaagaagagaaagaagtaaTTTTATTGGGACATAGCGGAAAGCTTGCGGTTGCATTTGGACTCATTAATACTTCAAAAGGCGAAACCATTAGGATTACAAACAACTTGAGATTGTGTGAAGACTGTCATGGTTTTATGAAGTTTGTTTCGAAGTTTGTTAACCGAGAGATTCTTCTTAGAGATGTGAATAGGTTCCACTGTTTTAGAGATGGAGTTTGTTCCTGTGGTGATTATTGGTAG
- the LOC131634438 gene encoding protein ROOT INITIATION DEFECTIVE 3-like codes for MVVVLASSSDANGGIGCWDLNTGTEQIRYKSLSSPGHGLVSVGDRFLASSQLRDASTSSGSVFFWSWSKPQVEVKSFPSEPITPLAANHSGTYLVGGGLSGEIYLWEVETGKLLRKWHGHNTAVTCLVFSEDDSLLISGFKNGSVRVWSLLMIFDDVRRREASQIYEYSFSDHTLCVNDVVIGSGGCNAIIVSASDDRTCKVWSLSNGMLQRNIVFPSKIKAIALDPAEHVFYAGSEDGRIFIVALNTTKIATNNQVSYIIDSFSNHSKAVTCLAYSAGDNCLISGSEDGIVRVWNASTHNIIRVFKHAKGPITNIIVVRPENDSSNHMSSNLQAASKKKGAQFPPLEKYANSIDGGHSVTKTIVSLGDSDRCMDVSYLSSHVISNYSKELQNQGSAAASEMEIEKLKHECQKSAQMVNQWKKMYENLHQFCVKELVDENKN; via the exons ATGGTGGTTGTTTTAGCTTCATCCTCTGATGCTAATGGTGGGATTGGATGCTGGGACCTTAACACAGGTACTGAGCAGATCCGCTATAAATCATTATCTTCCCCTGGCCATGGACTGGTCTCTGTTGGTGATCGTTTTCTTGCATCATCTCAGCTCCGAGACGCATCAACTTCCTCTGGTTCTGTTTTCTTCTGGTCCTGGTCCAAG CCTCAAGTCGAAGTAAAAAGCTTTCCCTCTGAACCTATTACACCTCTTGCGGCTAATCACAGCGGCACCTATCTTGTTGGTGGAGGTTTGTCAGGTGAAATATACTTGTGGGAG GTTGAAACCGGCAAATTGCTTAGGAAGTGGCATGGTCATAATACAGCTGTTACTTGCCTGGTATTTTCTGAAGACGACTCACTTCTAATATCTGGTTTTAAAAACGGAAGCGTACGAGTTTGGTCTCTCTTAAT GATATTTGATGACGTGAGAAGACGGGAAGCAAGCCAGATTTACGAGTATAGTTTTTCAGATCACACCTTATGTGTAAACGATGTTGTGATTGGTTCTGGAGGGTGCAATGCAATTATAGTTTCAGCATCAGATGATCGGACCTGCAAG GTATGGAGCTTATCTAATGGAATGCTACAGAGAAATATAGTATTCCCTTCAAAGATTAAAGCTATTGCATTGGATCCTGCTGAACATGTCTTTTATGCTGGCAGTGAAGATGGAAGAATATTTATCGTTGCACTTAACACCACAAAAATTGCTACCAATAATCAAGTTTCGTATATCATTGATTCATTTTCTAACCACAG CAAGGCAGTTACTTGCTTGGCATATAGCGCAGGCGATAACTGTTTAATATCGGGATCTGAGGATGGAATAGTTCGAGTTTGGAATGCAAGTACTCATAACATTATCCGTGTCTTTAAACATGCTAAAG gaCCAATAACTAACATTATTGTCGTTAGACCCGAAAATGATTCAAGCAATCATATGTCATCTAATTTACAAGCAGCCTCTAAAAAGAAGGGAGCTCAATTTCCTCCTTTGGAAAAATATGCAAATTCAATAGACGGCGGACATTCAGTTACGAAGACTATCGTCAGTCTTGGTGATAGCGATAGATGCATGGATGTTTCATACCTTAGTTCTCATGTGATTTCTAATTACAGTAAAGAACTTCAG AATCAAGGTTCAGCTGCCGCTTCTGAAATGGAGATAGAGAAACTTAAACACGAATGCCAAAAGTCTGCGCAGATGGTTAATCAATGGAAGAAAATGTATGAAAACTTGCATCAATTTTGCGTAAAAGAGCTGgtagatgaaaataagaattaa
- the LOC131634439 gene encoding uncharacterized protein LOC131634439, with protein MAENSGCRGRGRPKRNTEAPLEFNEDWWKQMMRVMQEQTDVLANLVNCSVQPPPPPPPENPNQFFFDIFQLNPPSFVGGDHPLEAQSWIRELNKIFKIVQCTDEQKVKFAAFMLKGAADYWWEGEEARMIAKGNKIDWESFQEVFLDRYFPKFLQRRKEQEFIHIQQGDDMSVAEYVAEFEELARFAAHSVFVSNEELKIEIFERGLRSDIRISLVPHEFTNYTSLVHKSFIAEDGLKKIEEECQQEWEQSESQSPSPTKYSQHLKVRVSQNKGKQVRGSNSPRASKCYECGKNHVGECLAGKNVCFWCKQPGHVIQNCLVLQAKGSS; from the coding sequence ATGGCAGAAAATTCGGGATGTCGTGGCCGAGGTAGGCCTAAGAGAAATACGGAAGCACCTTTGGAATTTAATGAAGACTGGTGGAAGCAGATGATGCGAgtaatgcaagagcaaacagatgtTCTTGCTAATTTGGTTAATTGCTCGGTTCAACCTCCTCCTCCACCTCCGCCTGAAAACCCGAATCAGTTCTTCTTTGACATTTTCCAACTCAACCCTCCGTCTTTCGTTGGAGGGGACCACCCGTTGGAGGCCCAATCTTGGATAAGAGAACTGAATAAGATTTTTAAAATTGTCCAGTGCACGGACGAACAAAAAGTAAAATTTGCCGCGTTTATGCTTAAGGGAGCAGCGGATTATTGGTGGGAGGGGGAAGAAGCCAGAATGATAGCTAAGGGAAACAAGATAGACTGGGAAAGTTTTCAAGAAGTGTTCCTTGATAGGTATTTCCCGAAGTTTCTACAGAGACGGAAGGAACAAGAATTTATTCATATTCAGCAAGGTGATGATATGTCTGTGGCGGAGTATGTGGCTGAATTCGAAGAGTTGGCTAGGTTCGCAGCCCATTCTGTTTTCGTCTCGAATGAAGAgttgaaaattgagatttttgaaaGGGGATTAAGGTCTGATATCAGAATCAGCTTAGTCCCACATGAGTTCACAAACTATACCTCATTAGTGCATAAGAGTTTCATCGCGGAAGACGGTTTGAAGAAGATTGAGGAAGAATGCCAACAGGAATGGGAGCAGTCGGAGAGTCAGAGTCCGAGCCCGACTAAGTATTCTCAACATCTGAAGGTCAGAGTTTCTCAGAACAAAGGCAAACAAGTCCGAGGCTCGAATTCGCCTCGGGCGAGTAAGTGTTACGAATGTGGGAAGAATCATGTTGGAGAATGTCTGGCTGGAAAGAATGTGTGTTTTTGGTGCAAGCAGCCTGGACATGTGATTCAGAACTGCCTTGTGCTACAAGCAAAAGGAAGCAGCTAA